In a genomic window of Larus michahellis chromosome 3, bLarMic1.1, whole genome shotgun sequence:
- the LYPLAL1 gene encoding lysophospholipase-like protein 1 isoform X2 has protein sequence MAFQHIKVIYPTAPTRPYTPMKGALSTVWFDRYKISNDCPEHIESIDSMCQRLTDLINDEIKNDIAKNRILIGGFSMGGGMAMHLAYRFHQDLAGVFALSSFLNKDSAVYQALKKNESVLPELFQCHGTADELVLYSWGEETNKMLKSLGVPTSLHTFPNLNHELSRTEIEKLKTWIVKKLPVEATNE, from the exons GCCATATACACCTATGAAGGGAGCGTTATCCACTGTGTGGTTTGACAGGTATAAGATCTCTAATGACTGTCCAGAACACATCGAAAGTATTGATTCTATGTGCCAGCGACTTACGGACTTGATCAATGATGAGATTAAAAATGACATTGCAAAAAATAGGATACTAATAG GAGGCTTTTCGATGGGAGGTGGAATGGCAATGCATTTAGCATATAGGTTTCATCAAGATCTGGCAGGAGTCTTTGCTTTGTCTAGTTTTCTCAATAAAGACTCTGCGGTTTACCAG gctttgaaaaaaaatgaaagtgttcTTCCAGAATTATTTCAGTGTCATGGAACAGCTGATGAACTAGTTCTCTACTCATGGGGTGAAGAGACCAACAAGATGTTAAAGTCACTGGGAGTACCAACATCACTTCATACTTTTCCAAACCTTAATCATGAGTTGAGCAGAACTGAAATAGAAAAGCTAAAAACCTGGATTGTAAAGAAATTACCTGTTGAAGCAACAAACGAATAA